The region ACACTGCGATAATGTGCGCTACCCAGGTAGTAACGCAGCTCCACGGGGCGAACCATCGTAAGAATATGCGGCACGGACAGGACGTTACCGAGCGACTTGGACATCTTCTCGCCGGCCATGGTCACCCAGTGGTTATGCATCCAGTAGCGGGCAAAACCATCGCCGGCTGCGTGGGACTGTGCAATCTCGTTCTCGTGGTGCGGGAACTGCAGATCGAGACCACCGCAATGGATGTCGAACTCGGAGCCCAGGTAGTACGTCGCCATCGCGGAGCACTCCAGGTGCCAGCCGGGACGGCCGTTGCCCCACGGAGTCGGCCAGCTGGGCTCGCCCGGCTTCGCGGCCTTCCACAGTGCGAAGTCATGTGCACCGCGCTTGCCCGGCGTGGAGACCTCGCCCTGTTCCATCTCCTCGACGCGGTTGCCAGACAGGCTGCCATAGTCGGAGCCGGATGCCTTCGACCAGGCGTCGACGTCGAAGTAAACGCTGCCGTCGACATCGTAAGCGAAGCCGTTATCCATCAGACGCTGCATGTACTCAACCATCTGAGTCACATGGCCAGTAGCGCGCGGCTCCACGCTCGGAGGCAGAACACCCAGCTGGTCGTAGGCCCAGGTGAACTCGCGCTCAAAGTGGGAGACCCATTCCCACCACGGGCGACCATTTTCAGCAGCCTTGGTCAAAATCTTGTCATCGATATCCGTGACGTTGCGCACGAATGCGACATCAAGCCCCTTGGCGGCGAGCCAGCGGCGGAGGATATCGAAGGCGACGCCAGAGCGCACATGCCCGATATGCGGCTGCGCCTGCGGAGTTGCGCCACAGAGGTAAATCGAGGCATGCCCCTGACGGATGGGCTCGAAGTCCCGAAGTGTACGAGTCGCGGTATCGAAGATCTTGAAAGTCACGACCTCGAGTCTAGCGGGCAACGCCCCGCATTTATTGCAGACCCGTACTACGCGCCCTTACGCGTCGAGGTCCACCGGCTCATCGTCGACTGCGGGCTTCTCCGCCTCCGACTCGGTCGACTCCTTTGCGAGCGCCTGGTGCCGCTCAATCGTGGCGTCCACGCGTGCGAAGACCTCTTCAACCTTCTGCTCATCCACGCCGTCGGCAAGCGCGAGCTCACCCACGAGAACCTGGCGGGCCTTGCTCAACATGCGCTTCTCGCCGGCGGAAAGGCCGCGATCCTGGTCGCGGCGCCACAGGTCGCGAACAACCTCTGCGACCTTATTGATGTCGCCCGAACCGAGGCGCTCCTGGTTGGCCTTGTAGCGGCGGGACCAGTTACCGGCCTCTTCAACATCGGTCTCGCGCAGGACGGAGAAAACCTTGCGCAGGCCTTCCTCCCCCACAACGTCGCGGACACCCACGAGCTCAGCATTCTTGGCGGGCACCTGAATATTCAGATCGCTCTGCAAAATCTGGAGAACAAGATACTGAACGGTTTCGCCCCCAAGCTCCCGCTCAACAATGTTTTCAATTTTTGCTGCACCGTGGTGCGGATAAACGACGGTATCGCCAATGCTGAATTCCATGTAAAGTGCACGCCCCTTCCAACGGCCTTCTACCCTATCATGTCCCCCCGAAAATTTACGGGTAGTATGAGAACATCTTAGGAAGACACTAAGGTGTTCTTTAAATACCTAGAATCCAATCGCCCATCCTCAAGTTCCTGGAGGAAACCTAGTTATGGCCTTCAAGTCCGTTCTTCGTCGTGGCTCCATCGTTGCCATCTCCGCAGCTTCTGCGGTTGTTCTCGCAGCCTGTGGTGCCGGCCAGGTCTCTCAGACCGCAGACCAGCTCCCCGCAGTCGATGGCTCCCTGAACATCGGCAAGGCTGAAGCCGGCAAGTCCGAAGCAAAGGGCAACCCGCGCATCGGCTCTGTCGCACTGCGCGATGTCCACGTCCTGGTCGACCCGGAAGGCGACACCGCCGCACTGAAGTTCTCCGCTTCTAACCAGCAGCGCGCCACCGATTCCTTCTTCACCCTGAAGTCCATCAAGGTCGACGGTGTTGGCGATGTCACCCTGAAGCCGGCTGGCGAGACCCCCTCCTACAAGGAGCACAAGAAGGGCGACAAGTCCGTACCACGTAACTGCCAGCTCGTCGTTGGCCCCGAGTCCGTCATTGCGCCACTGGCCAAGACCGCTAAGGACAACACCGGCTGCATCGCGTACTTCAGCAACACCCTGAACCCGGAGTCCCTCGTCGGCGAGAAGTCCTCTGCTGCTGCTCAGCACCGCAACGTCACCTTCGAGTTCACCGACAAGGACGGCGCAAAGGTCACCTACCCGTTGACCGCTACTGTCTCCGCTGACATCCTCGAGGCCGGCCAGGCCAATCGCGGTGCAGACGGCCAGATCGAAACTCCGAAGCAGGCCAAGTAGTCTTCAAACCCCTTTCTCACTGACTGGGCGATCGGTCGCCTAATCCGGACCAAGGTTTAAAGTACTCGTGGCGCGCGCAGCGCCATGAAGTACAGACCCTGGTCCGATTTGGCGTATCTGGGCACAATTTTTTCTAAGGCGGTTTTCCACGTGGCAAAGTCCAAAGACGAAGCGTACGAGTGCTCCGCGTGCGGCTGGCAAGTCACTAAATGGGTCGGCCAGTGCCCCAACTGCAAGGAATGGGGAACGCTGGAAAAAATCACCGTCCGAGTGAGTTCTTCCAAGTCCGGCACCAGTCTCGAGGAATCGATTGCAACCCGAGCGGCTCGCGTCGCCAAGAACCGCCGCCGAAGCGCTTCCCCCGCGGCTGGGGAGGCGGGCGCCGGTGGGCGTCGTAAAGCAACCTCCAAGCAGAGCCTCGCGCAGACCAGCCAGCGCCTCAACGAGTGCGCGCTTAACGACGAAGCGGAGGCCGGTTTCCGCGAGTCCGGCTCCCTCGAGGACCGGATCCCCACGACGGCCACAGGTCTGACCGCCATCACGGGGATCTCGGCTAAGGCCGCGCACGCGGCCAAGACGGGCATTGGGGAGCTGGATCGAGTGCTGGGTCAGGGCATCGTTCCGGGCTCGCTCGTGCTGCTCGCAGGCGAACCCGGCGTCGGCAAGTCCACGCTGCTGCTCGAGGTTGCCTACCGGTGCGCTGACGGAGAGCTGGGGCCAACTCTCTACATCACGGGCGAGGAGTCTCTGGGCCAGGTGCGGCTACGAGCCGAGCGCACGGGTGCACTCTCGGACAGCCTGTACCTGTCGGCGGTGTCCAATATCGAAGACGTCATCGACCAGACTATTGAGCTACAGCCCGGCCTGCTGATTGTGGACTCGGTGCAGACAATGCGGGCCGACGTCGAAGGCACCCGCGGCGGTGTCGCCCAAGCTCGAGCGGTCACTTCTGCACTGGCGGCGCTGGCGAAGGAGACGGGCACTGCAATCTTCCTCGTCGGGCACGTGACAAAGGACGGCAATGTCGCTGGCCCCCGAACCATGGAGCACCTCGTCGATGCGGTGCTCAACTTCGAGGGCGACCGGCATTCCGGGCTGCGCTTCCTGCGAGGTCTGAAAAACCGCTTCGGCAGCACGGATGAGGTGGGCTGCTTCGAGCAGACCGCATCCGGAATCGCGGAGGTAGAGGACCCCTCGGGGCTCTTCCTGCACCACCGTACGCCGACCTCGGGAACGGCCATTACCGTGGCCATGGACGGGCGCAGGCCGCTACTGGCAGAAGTCCAGGGGCTTGTGATCAACACCGAGGCACATAACCCGCGCAGAAACGTCTCGGGGCTCGACCCGAGGCGGGTGCCCATGGTCGCGGCGGTTCTGACCGAGCACGGAAAGTTCAAACAGTTGGCCCGGATGGAGATGTACGTCAGCACCGTCGGCGGAATGTCTCTGACGGAGCCCGCAGCGGACCTGGCCATCGCGCTATCGCTGGCATCGTCCATGACGAAGAAGACATTCCAGGAAAAAACCATTGCCCTTGGAGAACTCGGTCTGGCTGGAGAGGTTCGACGCGTGCCAGACCTGGAGTGGCGGCTGAAGGAGGCACACCGCATGGGCTTTCGCACGGCCATAGTCCCGCGCGGATCGAAGGGACCTATGGGCATGCGCCTGCTGGAGGCAGGCACCATCGCCGAGGCGATTGCGCTGGGACTCGGCGAGCGGCAGGCTGGGTGAGCGCCTAGCCGAAGTTACTAGCCGAGGTTAAAGGTGTAGCCGTCGGAATTCTTATCACCGACGAGGCCGTAAAACAGGTACGGACCGGGGGCTGTCTGCTGACGATCGGCCTCAGTGCACTTGCCCGGCGCGGAGGTCAGGCGCGACCAGACCGCGGTGTAGACAGCGTCCGCACCAGGCTGGAGGCGCAGCTCGCCCTGCCCTTCGGACTCGTTGCAGTCCAGGTCGGACCAGACTCGCTGGTAATCGCCGAGAGTGAAGACCTCGAAGCGCAGCTTCTGTTCGTCGAGGTTGACTACGCATTCGCCGCCGGTCGGGTTGTGAATGGTCAGCGCCAGCTTCGGCTGCTCCGCCCCGTAGTTCGGGCGGTCCGAGTTGACCTTAATCTGCAGATCCGCAAGGCTGCAGTCCTTCTTCGCGGCGAGCGCCGCGGTTTCCGCATTCTGCTCTGCTGCAGGATCCGCGGCATCAGCCTTATCGTCCTTCGCCTTGGACCCAGAGCTGGGCTTATACGGCTCAGCTGCCTTTCCAGAGGGGGTCACCTTTTTGCCATCATCTCTGGTGACATTGACCTGCTCAGCACTGGTGTCATCCTTACTGAGCAGCGAGGAGACTCCCCAGAGCGCAGCGAGGATTACAACAACGATGATAACCAGCGCGGCGATACGCCGACGCCGGTAGATTTCTGGAGGCAGCTGATTCGTCACGCCTTCTAGGGTAGCGGGTTCTCGCTGACACCCTGGGTAACTACGGTCTCAGCGAGTCCATCGGAGAGGCGGTAGCGCAAGCCGACGACGCCGACCTCGCCGGCGTCGAGGCGGGAGGAAATCTCCGGCGAGCGATCGACGATGTGGTTGACAATCTCCTGGACGTGGCGGCGCTCAAACTCGTCCGTGGTATGCTGCCCATCCTTGCGGGCTGCCAGCAGAGAAGGGGTGACCTTCTCAATGAGCACGCGCTGAAATCCTCCCGGCAAATCTCCGCCATCCAGAGCGCTCTTCGCAGCGGCAACTGCGCCGCAGGACTCGTGGCCGAGTACGACGACGAGCTTGACCCCCAGCCCGTCGACCGCGAACTCCAGCGAAGCCAGCACCGACAGGTCGGTAATCTCGCCGGCGGTACGAATAACGAAGATGTCACCGAGGCCCTGATCGAAAATAATCTCGACTGGAACGCGGGAGTCGGAACAGGCCAGCACGACGGCCTTCGGTTTCTGTCCGTGGGTCAGCTCTTGACGGCGCCCCTCATTCTGGCGCGGGTGCGCCGACTTGCCTTCAACGAAGCGGCGGTTTCCGCGGATAATGGATTGCCATACACTTTCAGGGGTCCACTCAGAGTTGCTCATACATACATTGTGCAACCTCAGAATGATTATTGGGAATGCAAGGATGCAAATACGCAGCGCACAGACCACGGTTGACGCTTTCGACGACGAAGTGAGAAGCGAATTGAGGTCCTGGTACCGCCAAAACATGCGCCCTCTCCCCTGGCGCGAGCCGGACACTAGCCCGTGGTCCGTACTCGTCAGCGAAGTAATGAGCCAGCAGACGCCCGTCTCGCGCGTCATCCCCTCCTGGAGAGCGTGGATGGAAAAATGGCCTACTGCCAGCGACTTAGCACAGGCACCTAAAGACGAAGTGCTCCGGATGTGGGGAAAACTCGGTTACCCTCGCCGCGCCCTGCGTCTGCGCGAGTGTGCAATCGCAATCGCCACCGAATACTCCGGATCAGTCCCCAATGACGTCGAAACACTGTTAACCCTTCCGGGGGTGGGAGACTACACAGCCCGGGCGGTGGCGGCTTTCGCATTTTCTCATCGCACCCCTGTAGTGGACATCAATGTTCGGCGGGTGCTCCGCCGACATCGCCAGGCGGTGTTCCTGCCCGGCCCCCACAAGCGCGCGGATATGCACGCTGTCGAAGAGCTCTTGGACGAAGACGCCCCCTCCGCTGCCGAGACCTCAGTCGCACTGATGGAACTGGGCGCACTCGTCTGTAAGACCACACCCGACTGCGACAACTGCCCCATCGCCTCCTCCTGCGCATGGGTAGCGGCGGGCAGCCCAGAGCCAGAGAAGCATGAGGTCAAGGCCGCGAAGCGGCGAGTACAAAAATTTGAGGGCACCGATCGGCAGGTCCGGGGTCTCCTACTAGACGTCCTCCGCGCCGCGGACTCGCCCGTCGAGCAGGCAGCCCTCGATACCGTCTGGGACGATGATGCCCAGCGTTCCCGTGCCCTTTTCTCTCTTCTCGAGGATGGTCTCGCCGAGCAAACGAAAGACGGCCTGTTCCGGCTGCCAACCTAAATCAGGCCACCCGGGGCGCTGCCAAGAACCTGACGCTGCCTAGAATCGAATTATGGTCGCCCAACCTGACAACTCCAATGCAAAGCGCAGAGGCCCATCATGGTGCCGATCGGCGCTGGCGGCTGCATTCTACGCGGCCATCGTCGGGTTGGTCAGCTGCGCGCCCAGCCCCTCCGACAGCGCCGATTCCCACTCGGAGGCGACCACTACTGCGGGACCTAGCGCGGGAGAGGTCATCACGAAATCCAATCTCCCGGTCAAATTCAATGCTCGGGTTAGCCGGATCGTCTTCGCATCGTCCAAATCCAACCCGAACCGGCGCAGCGCAGTGTCCGGCGCTGTGCTCGAATCATCGAAACCCTGGCCAGGCCCCGGGCCTCGTCCGCTGGCGGTCATCGCGCCCGGCACGCTTGGAATGGCCGACCACTGTGCCAGTTCCGTCGCGATTCGTTACGAGGCCCCTCCAACGCCACCCGCCCCCGAGCTCCTCGACCGCGGCTGGAACGTCGCAATCGTCGATTACGAGGGCCTCGGTACCCCGGGCATCCCCGCTTACTTAAATCGCGCATCCGCTGCACACAACACCCTAGACATGGCGCGGGCAGGCCTTTCCCTTCTTTCGCTTGCCGACGACACCCCGGTCGCACTCTTCGGTTATTCACAAGGTGGCGGCGCGGTGGCAGCCGCGGCAGAACTTGCGGAGTCGTACTCTCCCGAGCTCAACATCAGGGCTGCCTACGCCGGCGCAATCCCCGCTGACCTGAGAGATACGGCGAGGCACATTACGGGCTCCGCGCTATCCGGATTGATTGGCTACGCGGTAAACGGCCTAGTTGCGGAATACCCGGAGACTAAGGGACCCATCGACCGGATGATGAGTCCACTCGGCGAGGATTTTCTCTCGCTGACCAGGGGGGAATGCATCGGTGATACCGTCCGAAACTGGCCTCGTAACGATACGAGGGCTTTCACCGCAGATAGTCGCAGCATCGGGGAAAATCTTGCCTCCCCCGCTCTCGACCCGGTTATTCAAGAGCGGCTAGGGGAGCAGAAGCTGGGGGCCGGGGGCCGCGCACCGAGCATGCCAATTTTTGTAACCCACAACGTGCGTGACGATGTGCTCCCAGTGTCGTCGGCACGCGAGCTGGTGCGGACGTGGAAAGAGGCCGGGGCGCGCGTCACTTACGAAGAGGTCGACAGCGACCTCGGTGACGCGTCCCACGGCCTCGCGTACGCGCTCAGCCACGACCAGGCGATGGCCTGGCTGGATGAGCAAATGGGCTACCGGAAGTAGATTCCGGCAATAGTTGGAGACTACTTCCTCCAGCGGCCTCGGAAGGTCAGGCCCTTCCCCAGACGCACGGTGTACCCACCACGACTATTGAAGGTGACCGGGCCGATTCGCTTAGAGCCGGAGACACCGGAGCCGGAGTAGTTCAGCCAGGTGTCCTTGTCCAGATTCTGCTTCTTGCGGAAGATGATGCCCATTTTTAGTTCTCACTTTCCTGGTTAGAGGAGCCCTCAGAGTCGGCCTCGGGCTGAGCCTCGGCCGCGGCCTTGTCAGCCGCGCCCTCGATGTCCTGGGAACCGACAGACAGGGTACCATCGGCGTTGCCCAGGGCATCCTGGCCAGCGGCTTCGGCACCGTCCGCATCGACGTTCTCCGCGCCGCCCTTGTTGGTGAAGACGAACTTGGCTTTGTCGGTGTTGTTCGACTCGCCGTCCCAGCCTTCGGCCTCGATGAAGACAGTCTCGCCGAGACCAATCTCGCCGTAGAGAATCTTCTCCGACAGCTGGTCCTCGATCTCCCGCTGAATGGTACGGCGCAGCGGGCGGGCACCCAAAACGGGATCGAAGCCACGCTTGGCCAGCAGGTTCTTCGCCTTCTCGGAGACCTCCATGGTGATGCGCTTTTCCTTCAGCTGCTCGCTGACGCGGGACAGCATGAGGTCGACCATCTGGACAATCTCTGCCTGGGAGAGCTGCTTGAACACGACGATTTCGTCAATACGGTTCAAAAACTCCGGGCGGAAGTGCTTCTTCAGCTCGTCGTGGACCTTGTCCTTCATGCGCTCGTACTTGCCGGCCTCGTCGGACTCTCCGACACCGGAGAAGCCCATGCCGACAGCCTTGGAGATGTCGCCGGTACCCAGGTTTGAGGTGAAAATCAGGACCGTGTTCTTAAAGTCGACCACGCGCCCCTGCGAATCGGTCAGGCGACCGTCTTCGAGAACCTGGAGGAGAGTGTTGTAAATCTCCTTGTGGGCCTTCTCAATCTCGTCGAAGAGGACGACGGAGAACGGCTTGCGGCGGACCTTCTCGGTGAGCTGACCGCCCTCCTCGTAGCCGACGTATCCGGGAGGAGCACCGAAGAGACGGGACGCGGTGAAGCGATCGTGGAACTCGCCCATGTCGATCTGAATCAGGGCGTCTTCCTCGCCGAAGAGGAACTCCGCCAGGGCTTTCGACAGCTCGGTCTTACCGACACCGGACGGGCCGGCGAAGATGAACGAACCGCTCGGGCGCTTCGGATCCTTCAGACCAGCGCGAGTACGGCGAATTGCGCGGGAGACTGCGCCGACGGCCTCTTCCTGGCCGATGATGCGCTTGTGCAGCTCCTCTTCCATACGCAGCAGGCGGGAGGACTCCTCCTCCGTCAGCTTGAACACAGGGATGCCGGTCCAGGAGGCCAGGACCTCGGCAATCTGCTCCTCACCGATCTCGGCGATGGAGTCGGACTCACCTGCGCGCCACTTCTTCTCCTTCTCGCGGCGCTCCTCGCCCAGCTTGCGCTCGGTATCGCGCAGGCCTGCAGCTTTCTCGAAGTCCTGCTCGTCGATGGCGGCTTCCTTCTGGCGGCGCACATCGGCAATCTTGGAGTCGATTTCCTGCAGGTCCGCCGGGGCGGTCATGCGCTTGATGCGCATGCGAGCGCCGGCCTCGTCGATGAGGTCGACTGCCTTGTCCGGCAGGAAGCGATCGTTGATGTAACGGTCCGACAGGGTTGCTGCGGCGACCAGGGCCTGGTCGGAGATGGAGATGCGGTGGTGCGCCTCATACTTGTCGCGGATGCCACGGAGAATCTCCATGGTCAGGTCGACACTCGGCTCCGGGACGTTGACCGGCTGGAAACGACGCTCCAGCGCGGCGTCCTTCTCGATGTGCTTGCGGTACTCATCCAGGGTGGTCGCACCGATGGTCTGCAGCTCACCGCGAGCCAGCTTCGGCTTCAGGATG is a window of Corynebacterium lactis RW2-5 DNA encoding:
- the cysS gene encoding cysteine--tRNA ligase, whose translation is MTFKIFDTATRTLRDFEPIRQGHASIYLCGATPQAQPHIGHVRSGVAFDILRRWLAAKGLDVAFVRNVTDIDDKILTKAAENGRPWWEWVSHFEREFTWAYDQLGVLPPSVEPRATGHVTQMVEYMQRLMDNGFAYDVDGSVYFDVDAWSKASGSDYGSLSGNRVEEMEQGEVSTPGKRGAHDFALWKAAKPGEPSWPTPWGNGRPGWHLECSAMATYYLGSEFDIHCGGLDLQFPHHENEIAQSHAAGDGFARYWMHNHWVTMAGEKMSKSLGNVLSVPHILTMVRPVELRYYLGSAHYRSVLEYSEESLHEAAVGYRRIESFLLRANDKFGEVAVGQWTEEFEAALDEDLAVPRALAEIHNTVRAGNQALADGDAVKAQEIAGAVRAMANVLGFDPLDEHWFEAGSSNDNAMHALGVLVEHQLEERAKARAEKDWAKADAVRDRLTEAGIIVTDTADGPSWSVSEK
- a CDS encoding lipase family protein, producing MLESSKPWPGPGPRPLAVIAPGTLGMADHCASSVAIRYEAPPTPPAPELLDRGWNVAIVDYEGLGTPGIPAYLNRASAAHNTLDMARAGLSLLSLADDTPVALFGYSQGGGAVAAAAELAESYSPELNIRAAYAGAIPADLRDTARHITGSALSGLIGYAVNGLVAEYPETKGPIDRMMSPLGEDFLSLTRGECIGDTVRNWPRNDTRAFTADSRSIGENLASPALDPVIQERLGEQKLGAGGRAPSMPIFVTHNVRDDVLPVSSARELVRTWKEAGARVTYEEVDSDLGDASHGLAYALSHDQAMAWLDEQMGYRK
- the radA gene encoding DNA repair protein RadA is translated as MAKSKDEAYECSACGWQVTKWVGQCPNCKEWGTLEKITVRVSSSKSGTSLEESIATRAARVAKNRRRSASPAAGEAGAGGRRKATSKQSLAQTSQRLNECALNDEAEAGFRESGSLEDRIPTTATGLTAITGISAKAAHAAKTGIGELDRVLGQGIVPGSLVLLAGEPGVGKSTLLLEVAYRCADGELGPTLYITGEESLGQVRLRAERTGALSDSLYLSAVSNIEDVIDQTIELQPGLLIVDSVQTMRADVEGTRGGVAQARAVTSALAALAKETGTAIFLVGHVTKDGNVAGPRTMEHLVDAVLNFEGDRHSGLRFLRGLKNRFGSTDEVGCFEQTASGIAEVEDPSGLFLHHRTPTSGTAITVAMDGRRPLLAEVQGLVINTEAHNPRRNVSGLDPRRVPMVAAVLTEHGKFKQLARMEMYVSTVGGMSLTEPAADLAIALSLASSMTKKTFQEKTIALGELGLAGEVRRVPDLEWRLKEAHRMGFRTAIVPRGSKGPMGMRLLEAGTIAEAIALGLGERQAG
- a CDS encoding A/G-specific adenine glycosylase, with the translated sequence MQIRSAQTTVDAFDDEVRSELRSWYRQNMRPLPWREPDTSPWSVLVSEVMSQQTPVSRVIPSWRAWMEKWPTASDLAQAPKDEVLRMWGKLGYPRRALRLRECAIAIATEYSGSVPNDVETLLTLPGVGDYTARAVAAFAFSHRTPVVDINVRRVLRRHRQAVFLPGPHKRADMHAVEELLDEDAPSAAETSVALMELGALVCKTTPDCDNCPIASSCAWVAAGSPEPEKHEVKAAKRRVQKFEGTDRQVRGLLLDVLRAADSPVEQAALDTVWDDDAQRSRALFSLLEDGLAEQTKDGLFRLPT
- a CDS encoding carbonic anhydrase translates to MSNSEWTPESVWQSIIRGNRRFVEGKSAHPRQNEGRRQELTHGQKPKAVVLACSDSRVPVEIIFDQGLGDIFVIRTAGEITDLSVLASLEFAVDGLGVKLVVVLGHESCGAVAAAKSALDGGDLPGGFQRVLIEKVTPSLLAARKDGQHTTDEFERRHVQEIVNHIVDRSPEISSRLDAGEVGVVGLRYRLSDGLAETVVTQGVSENPLP
- a CDS encoding ATP-dependent Clp protease ATP-binding subunit, whose amino-acid sequence is MFERFTDRARRVVVLAQDEARELNHNYIGTEHILLGLISEGDGVAAKALESMGISLDAVRSEVVDIIGRGAQPPSGHVPFTPRAKKVLEYSLREALQLGHKYIGTEHLLLGLIREGEGVAAQVLVKLGADLPRVRQQVIQLLSGFQGDESDGSPEQRPVGATSGSRVQDGNHQSGSLVLDQFGRNLTVAAREGKLDPVVGREKEIERIMQVLSRRTKNNPVLIGEPGVGKTAVVEGLALDIVNGKVPETLKDKQLYSLDLGSLVAGSRYRGDFEERLKKVLKEINQRGDIILFIDEIHTLVGAGAAEGAIDAASILKPKLARGELQTIGATTLDEYRKHIEKDAALERRFQPVNVPEPSVDLTMEILRGIRDKYEAHHRISISDQALVAAATLSDRYINDRFLPDKAVDLIDEAGARMRIKRMTAPADLQEIDSKIADVRRQKEAAIDEQDFEKAAGLRDTERKLGEERREKEKKWRAGESDSIAEIGEEQIAEVLASWTGIPVFKLTEEESSRLLRMEEELHKRIIGQEEAVGAVSRAIRRTRAGLKDPKRPSGSFIFAGPSGVGKTELSKALAEFLFGEEDALIQIDMGEFHDRFTASRLFGAPPGYVGYEEGGQLTEKVRRKPFSVVLFDEIEKAHKEIYNTLLQVLEDGRLTDSQGRVVDFKNTVLIFTSNLGTGDISKAVGMGFSGVGESDEAGKYERMKDKVHDELKKHFRPEFLNRIDEIVVFKQLSQAEIVQMVDLMLSRVSEQLKEKRITMEVSEKAKNLLAKRGFDPVLGARPLRRTIQREIEDQLSEKILYGEIGLGETVFIEAEGWDGESNNTDKAKFVFTNKGGAENVDADGAEAAGQDALGNADGTLSVGSQDIEGAADKAAAEAQPEADSEGSSNQESEN
- a CDS encoding CarD family transcriptional regulator, translating into MEFSIGDTVVYPHHGAAKIENIVERELGGETVQYLVLQILQSDLNIQVPAKNAELVGVRDVVGEEGLRKVFSVLRETDVEEAGNWSRRYKANQERLGSGDINKVAEVVRDLWRRDQDRGLSAGEKRMLSKARQVLVGELALADGVDEQKVEEVFARVDATIERHQALAKESTESEAEKPAVDDEPVDLDA